One region of Bdellovibrio bacteriovorus genomic DNA includes:
- the murD gene encoding UDP-N-acetylmuramoyl-L-alanine--D-glutamate ligase, whose translation MYKEFSELKDKRILVVGLGKTGASLAHFLTKHGAQVTVTDHKSKPELSTQLEQLGDLPIKFELGGHSPKTFIAQDLVILSPGVPSNLKIFDYARSQGIRITGEFEFSAGFIKEPIIGLTGTNGKTTVAKITEAILKESGIKTWVGGANEKPLVDYLRSEEKAQVVIAEVSSFMLEHCDTFNPMNIVFTNLAENHLDRYRSMEEYVNAKRRIFKNTNQATTSILNADDNAVVELARDPAVQRGRIFYFSRKPALEPQIMNIGGAVNIGDEIRVRTGPEIETFTIKNMKMRGKHSVENVMAAILASREHGATREAVQKVIDTFTGLPHRIEYVRKVGGVLFYNDSKATNVHAVLRALDTFDENVILIAGGKDTNLNYEPLRTAVKRKVKTLILVGEAKERINRDLGDFSETFLIGTFEEAVLIAYQKSRIGDTVLLSPGCSSFDMFDSFEERGDYFKEIVRKFH comes from the coding sequence ATGTATAAAGAGTTTAGCGAATTAAAAGATAAAAGAATTCTTGTCGTCGGTCTTGGTAAGACGGGGGCCTCTTTGGCGCACTTCCTGACTAAGCATGGCGCGCAAGTGACAGTGACGGATCATAAATCCAAACCTGAACTTTCGACTCAGTTAGAACAATTGGGTGATTTGCCAATCAAGTTTGAATTGGGCGGTCACAGTCCAAAAACTTTCATTGCGCAAGATCTTGTGATCTTGTCACCGGGCGTGCCTAGCAATTTGAAAATCTTCGATTACGCAAGATCTCAAGGCATCCGCATTACGGGCGAGTTTGAATTCTCTGCAGGCTTTATCAAAGAACCTATCATTGGATTGACAGGAACAAATGGTAAAACGACTGTTGCGAAAATCACCGAAGCGATTCTTAAAGAATCCGGCATTAAAACTTGGGTGGGTGGCGCGAATGAAAAACCTTTGGTTGATTACTTGCGCTCTGAAGAAAAAGCGCAAGTGGTGATCGCAGAAGTTTCTAGCTTCATGCTTGAACACTGTGACACGTTCAACCCGATGAACATCGTGTTCACGAACTTGGCTGAAAATCATTTGGATCGTTATCGCTCTATGGAAGAGTATGTAAACGCCAAAAGACGTATTTTCAAAAACACAAATCAAGCGACAACAAGCATCTTGAATGCTGACGACAACGCGGTTGTTGAGTTGGCGCGTGATCCAGCGGTTCAACGCGGAAGAATTTTCTACTTCTCTCGCAAACCGGCTTTGGAACCACAAATCATGAACATCGGTGGTGCCGTGAATATCGGTGATGAGATCCGTGTTCGCACAGGTCCAGAGATCGAAACTTTCACGATCAAGAACATGAAAATGCGCGGGAAGCACTCTGTTGAAAACGTGATGGCCGCGATCCTGGCATCTCGTGAACACGGAGCAACTCGCGAGGCTGTTCAAAAAGTGATCGACACCTTTACGGGCCTTCCTCACCGTATCGAGTACGTTCGTAAAGTCGGCGGAGTTCTTTTCTACAACGACTCTAAAGCAACAAACGTGCACGCGGTTCTTCGCGCTTTGGATACTTTCGATGAAAACGTGATATTGATCGCGGGTGGTAAAGATACGAATTTGAATTACGAGCCTTTACGTACTGCCGTAAAAAGAAAGGTCAAGACCTTGATCTTAGTCGGGGAAGCCAAAGAAAGAATCAACCGTGACCTTGGTGACTTCTCTGAAACTTTCTTGATCGGTACATTTGAGGAGGCGGTTCTTATCGCTTACCAAAAGTCCAGAATCGGTGACACCGTTCTTCTATCTCCAGGCTGCTCAAGCTTCGACATGTTTGACAGTTTCGAAGAGCGCGGCGATTATTTCAAAGAAATCGTGAGAAAGTTTCATTGA
- the mraY gene encoding phospho-N-acetylmuramoyl-pentapeptide-transferase → MLYQWLYSMADQFSPLNVFRYLTVRTFISFFTAFLLCWMWGPYFIRRLQMKHFGQAIRDDGPQTHKKKAGTPTMGGGLILLSTLIPCLLWVDMTNALVWAVLLITWGFGLIGYMDDWLKVSKKNSKGLSGKIRLAGEFLISGGVIAYLVHYHGLSTAVTIPFIKSVSLELGYLYIVFASLVIVGTANAVNLTDGLDGLAIVPVMISAATLGLFAYVTGHFSIANYLQIPHVIGAGELTPVAATIVAAGMGFLWFNAYPAQVFMGDVGSLSLGGFLGTMAVITQNELLMVVLGGVFVVEALSVITQVISFKMTGKRVFKMAPIHHHFELGGLTETKIIVRFWIISILLAVLSLSTLKLR, encoded by the coding sequence ATGCTTTATCAATGGCTTTATTCGATGGCGGATCAGTTTTCGCCTCTGAATGTTTTCAGGTACTTAACTGTCCGTACGTTTATCTCGTTCTTCACGGCCTTTTTGCTGTGTTGGATGTGGGGACCTTACTTCATTCGTCGTTTGCAGATGAAGCACTTTGGGCAAGCGATTCGCGATGATGGTCCTCAAACGCATAAGAAAAAAGCGGGAACACCGACAATGGGTGGAGGATTGATTCTTCTTTCCACTTTGATTCCGTGTCTTCTTTGGGTCGACATGACGAATGCTTTGGTGTGGGCGGTGCTGCTTATCACTTGGGGCTTTGGTTTGATCGGTTACATGGATGATTGGCTCAAAGTGAGTAAGAAAAACTCCAAAGGTCTTTCTGGTAAAATTCGTTTAGCCGGAGAGTTTTTAATCAGCGGTGGAGTGATCGCTTATTTGGTTCACTATCACGGACTAAGCACAGCGGTGACAATTCCATTTATTAAGTCCGTTTCTTTGGAGCTTGGCTATCTCTACATCGTGTTCGCATCTTTAGTGATTGTGGGCACAGCCAATGCAGTGAATTTAACTGACGGTTTGGATGGATTGGCGATTGTTCCGGTGATGATCTCTGCGGCGACTTTAGGTTTGTTCGCTTACGTCACAGGCCACTTTTCAATCGCGAATTACCTGCAAATTCCGCATGTGATCGGGGCGGGTGAATTAACTCCGGTCGCGGCGACGATTGTTGCTGCAGGAATGGGATTTTTGTGGTTTAACGCGTACCCCGCACAAGTGTTCATGGGGGACGTGGGATCGCTTTCATTGGGCGGTTTCTTGGGCACCATGGCCGTGATCACTCAGAATGAACTTTTAATGGTTGTTCTTGGTGGTGTGTTCGTGGTGGAAGCGTTGTCGGTCATCACTCAGGTGATTTCATTTAAGATGACCGGGAAGCGTGTGTTTAAAATGGCACCGATTCACCATCACTTTGAATTGGGTGGTTTAACAGAAACAAAGATCATCGTGCGTTTCTGGATCATCTCTATTTTGCTTGCAGTATTAAGTCTTTCGACTCTGAAGTTGAGGTAA
- a CDS encoding CBS domain-containing protein yields the protein MKLVLKNHISRKLITVPKTATAAEAQRLMANYWIRHLPVMDEEDDYIVGMLSDRDLMRASSVEVTVDKIMTSPIKTFDIDTPIDDVVEAMIEEKVSAFLITKEDEVVGIVTTEDMLVVLHQVLKKEDTSTWNLSEILVNPALQRAAYLVGQAGI from the coding sequence GTGAAACTCGTATTGAAAAATCACATAAGTCGTAAGCTAATCACTGTGCCTAAAACAGCCACAGCTGCAGAGGCACAACGCTTGATGGCCAACTATTGGATTCGTCATCTGCCGGTGATGGATGAAGAAGATGATTATATTGTCGGAATGCTTTCGGACCGCGATTTAATGCGGGCTTCTTCTGTAGAAGTGACCGTCGACAAAATTATGACCTCACCTATTAAAACCTTCGACATCGACACTCCCATTGATGATGTCGTGGAGGCGATGATTGAAGAAAAAGTCTCGGCCTTTTTAATCACTAAAGAGGATGAAGTGGTAGGTATTGTCACGACAGAAGACATGCTTGTCGTTCTTCATCAAGTACTGAAAAAAGAAGATACAAGCACATGGAATTTGAGCGAGATCTTAGTAAATCCGGCCCTGCAACGAGCCGCCTACTTAGTAGGTCAAGCGGGTATCTAA
- a CDS encoding GNAT family N-acetyltransferase: MEFKHDVQGHKFLTMVEGGEAHLLYRRKGDVFDLYATEVPPEARGKNVADQLVREALKTAKQENAQVIATCPYVKKWFEKHPEEKSILKH; the protein is encoded by the coding sequence ATGGAATTTAAGCACGATGTTCAGGGTCACAAATTTTTGACGATGGTTGAAGGCGGCGAAGCTCATCTGCTTTATCGTCGTAAAGGGGATGTCTTCGATTTGTATGCCACGGAAGTGCCGCCAGAGGCGCGAGGGAAAAATGTTGCGGATCAATTGGTGCGTGAAGCCCTTAAAACAGCGAAGCAAGAAAACGCCCAAGTGATCGCAACATGTCCTTATGTCAAAAAATGGTTCGAAAAACATCCTGAAGAAAAATCCATCTTAAAGCACTAG
- a CDS encoding EcsC family protein, producing the protein MQMDSIDLQSLRLAKELLEKPGITARIAAKIGAPVEKGLSLLPDKVQKTVHKAAEKSIHVAYDLAMRTIPPTSEKTSHNLGHKLAVAGTGGAGGFFGPASLLIELPISTTLMMRSIIDIAQSEGEDISDIDTKLACLEVFAFGGLSTADDAAGSGYIMTRAALSKAFTDAAKAFLGKSLAEESAPIMMRLLASVASRFQLVVAEKAAAQLMPLVGALGGATVNVIFMDHFQDMARGHFVVRRLERKYGINEVQTMYRELAI; encoded by the coding sequence ATGCAAATGGATTCCATAGACCTGCAATCACTTCGACTGGCTAAGGAACTTTTGGAAAAACCGGGAATCACGGCGCGCATCGCCGCTAAGATCGGAGCCCCCGTTGAAAAAGGCCTTTCACTTTTACCGGACAAAGTTCAAAAAACGGTGCATAAAGCAGCGGAAAAATCCATTCACGTCGCCTATGACCTTGCGATGCGCACCATTCCGCCTACGAGCGAAAAGACTTCGCACAATTTGGGTCATAAGCTTGCGGTTGCAGGGACTGGCGGCGCAGGTGGTTTTTTCGGACCGGCTTCCCTTCTTATCGAACTCCCTATTTCCACGACTTTGATGATGAGATCCATCATCGACATTGCCCAAAGTGAAGGTGAAGACATTTCTGACATTGATACGAAACTAGCTTGCCTTGAAGTCTTCGCCTTTGGTGGACTGAGCACGGCCGACGATGCGGCTGGCTCGGGTTATATTATGACTCGGGCCGCTTTATCAAAAGCCTTCACGGATGCAGCCAAAGCCTTTCTTGGCAAAAGCCTGGCAGAGGAAAGTGCGCCCATCATGATGCGACTGCTGGCCAGTGTGGCATCACGTTTTCAGTTGGTGGTGGCCGAAAAGGCCGCGGCCCAACTGATGCCTTTGGTGGGAGCATTGGGTGGGGCCACGGTGAACGTTATTTTTATGGATCACTTTCAAGACATGGCTCGGGGTCACTTCGTTGTACGAAGATTGGAAAGAAAATACGGTATCAACGAAGTACAGACAATGTATCGCGAATTGGCTATTTAG
- a CDS encoding sensor histidine kinase gives MKPRGMKLLIKVFLAFLLTSLLIVGGLALLGHSLSPEKSLSPVIENNAANYFQSLSAKIQTEDDIRRLYKDLQLRVRREGFEQLADSQGLPSFATTEEMDKDFSNKLSLGKTNGFYFAEVKGVTPRTVWFISYDEIPRAWLFPFLWVASFIFFIMAISFLTIRWMMSPIKVVVEGVNKISEGNLKYRIKTNHRGEFGLIADSFNNMADGLEKMIVAKEQLLRDVSHELRSPLTRVGVAVDLLADEKMKSSIKDDLSKMEELIHQILESYRLKEGAKSLKKSNVNLSELISNVVSDYEGALKVNLNMPAEASLHMDAMQMERVLRNLIENSMKYAKPTEANELTISLQKDCDHWVLKLKDQGIGISEKDLTHIFEPFYRADTARSPGKSGFGLGLAIARAVIEAHEGTITVTSKMNVGSEFTIRLPK, from the coding sequence GTGAAGCCCCGTGGAATGAAACTTCTTATCAAAGTGTTTCTGGCCTTTCTTCTGACCTCGCTTTTGATTGTCGGAGGCTTGGCTCTTTTGGGACATTCATTAAGCCCCGAAAAATCTTTGTCGCCCGTGATAGAAAACAATGCTGCCAATTATTTTCAAAGTTTGAGCGCCAAGATTCAAACCGAGGACGACATACGCCGTCTCTATAAAGACTTGCAATTGCGTGTCCGACGGGAAGGTTTTGAACAACTGGCTGACAGCCAGGGGCTTCCCAGTTTTGCGACCACCGAAGAAATGGATAAGGATTTTTCAAATAAACTTTCTTTAGGGAAAACCAACGGCTTTTACTTTGCGGAGGTGAAAGGAGTCACGCCACGGACTGTTTGGTTTATTTCCTATGATGAAATTCCGCGCGCGTGGTTGTTTCCTTTTTTATGGGTCGCCTCTTTTATCTTCTTTATCATGGCCATCAGTTTTTTAACGATTCGCTGGATGATGTCGCCGATCAAAGTCGTCGTTGAAGGAGTTAATAAAATCTCGGAAGGGAATTTGAAGTATCGTATTAAAACAAATCATCGCGGCGAATTCGGTCTTATTGCCGACTCTTTTAATAACATGGCCGATGGCCTTGAAAAAATGATCGTCGCTAAAGAGCAACTTCTTCGTGATGTCAGTCATGAACTGCGCAGTCCGTTGACTCGTGTCGGGGTTGCTGTAGATCTTTTGGCCGATGAAAAAATGAAGTCATCTATAAAAGATGATCTTTCTAAGATGGAAGAACTCATTCATCAGATTTTAGAATCTTATCGTCTTAAGGAAGGGGCGAAGTCGCTAAAAAAATCCAATGTGAATTTGAGCGAGCTTATTTCTAATGTCGTCTCTGATTACGAAGGGGCTTTGAAGGTGAATCTCAATATGCCTGCAGAAGCTTCACTGCACATGGACGCGATGCAAATGGAGCGTGTTCTGCGCAATCTCATTGAAAACTCGATGAAGTACGCAAAACCTACTGAAGCCAATGAACTTACTATTTCTTTACAAAAAGACTGCGATCATTGGGTGTTGAAGTTGAAAGATCAAGGGATCGGAATTTCCGAAAAAGATTTAACTCATATATTTGAACCTTTTTATCGTGCTGATACGGCGAGGTCTCCGGGGAAATCGGGATTTGGATTGGGTTTGGCCATCGCTCGCGCTGTGATCGAAGCCCATGAAGGAACGATCACGGTCACCAGCAAAATGAATGTGGGAAGTGAGTTTACTATCCGCCTTCCTAAATAG
- a CDS encoding response regulator transcription factor, producing MNRIALIDDDQKLGELLKQYFSQFELETVQFTLPSEALSALKREKFDAIILDVMLPEMDGFEVCKKIRGFSDLPILMLTARGETSDKVLGLELGVDDYLPKPFEARELVARMKSLIRRYKKTSVSGNKLRSGSLVLDTQLRTAFLEDQNLNLSTHEYELLKLLMSYAGQSLSRDRIMDELRGVDWEAYNRSIDVAISRLRQKLKDPAKTPVFLRTVWGEGYCFIAPVEETL from the coding sequence ATGAATCGCATTGCCCTGATCGATGATGATCAAAAATTAGGAGAGCTGTTGAAGCAGTATTTCAGTCAGTTTGAGCTGGAAACTGTGCAGTTCACCCTTCCTTCTGAAGCTTTGTCTGCTTTAAAGCGCGAAAAATTCGATGCGATTATTCTAGATGTGATGCTACCTGAAATGGATGGCTTCGAGGTGTGCAAAAAAATTCGTGGATTCAGTGATCTTCCGATTCTGATGCTCACAGCTCGCGGAGAAACCTCTGACAAAGTTTTAGGACTGGAGCTCGGCGTGGATGATTATTTGCCCAAGCCTTTTGAAGCTCGTGAGCTTGTGGCGCGAATGAAAAGCCTGATTCGTCGGTATAAAAAGACTTCAGTGAGCGGAAACAAACTGCGCTCAGGATCTCTTGTGCTGGATACGCAGCTTCGCACGGCTTTCCTAGAAGATCAGAATTTAAATCTCAGCACACACGAGTATGAATTATTGAAACTTTTAATGTCTTACGCGGGTCAAAGCCTTTCCCGGGATCGTATTATGGATGAACTTCGTGGCGTGGATTGGGAAGCTTACAACCGCAGCATCGATGTCGCCATCAGCCGTCTAAGACAAAAATTAAAAGACCCAGCTAAGACTCCGGTCTTCCTGCGCACCGTGTGGGGAGAAGGTTATTGCTTTATCGCTCCTGTGGAGGAAACACTGTGA
- a CDS encoding Spy/CpxP family protein refolding chaperone — protein sequence MKIVSKRKWPRVLGVVLAVAGVGLMTGCHRSPEERINAVSEKIADKFDFNEQQKALLNDIAADVKKDFAEEKAVRQSLYGDFKTMLLSEELDKAKIKEVIKQRQARMDARTDKYIDKVSALHKSLTPEQKKELVEKIEKFHKKWE from the coding sequence ATGAAAATCGTAAGTAAAAGAAAATGGCCTCGTGTTTTAGGCGTTGTCTTAGCGGTCGCTGGAGTTGGTCTGATGACGGGTTGCCACCGCAGTCCGGAAGAACGAATCAATGCCGTCAGCGAAAAAATCGCGGATAAGTTTGATTTCAATGAACAACAAAAAGCTTTATTGAATGATATCGCCGCTGACGTGAAAAAAGACTTCGCAGAAGAAAAAGCCGTCCGTCAGTCTTTGTACGGTGATTTCAAAACAATGCTGCTTTCTGAAGAACTTGATAAAGCCAAAATCAAAGAAGTGATCAAACAACGTCAGGCGCGCATGGACGCAAGAACGGATAAATACATTGATAAGGTATCCGCTCTTCATAAAAGCTTAACGCCTGAACAGAAAAAAGAACTCGTCGAAAAAATCGAAAAGTTCCATAAGAAGTGGGAGTAA
- a CDS encoding UDP-N-acetylmuramoyl-tripeptide--D-alanyl-D-alanine ligase: MRAMDVQTIVKVTGAETLGLKEDKFQGIGTDTRADLKGQLFIALKGEAFDAHQFLDKAVQQGASGLLVHEDSDLVQKLKGQVTILKVPDTLKALQQLGTWARRQSKAKVLGITGSNGKTTTKEFTAALIGSVKKVHYNKGSFNNHWGVPFTLLQIPADAEVAVVEMGMNHAGEITELVHIAEPDVVVCTMVGRAHMEFFGTIEKVAEAKEEIYIASGANTLRIYNLDNTQTHNMYVRATEKYPHEKLLTFSSEDPRADVHLTIASMSMGELSIKGSIGGQSGSANVQVFGSQNLTNLMAAAALGLAAGMSPSQVWAGLPHCKTNWGRNQLVNLKSGAQMIFDAYNANPDSMKALIDNMKLLTVSGRKVGVFGQMRELGSASASLHEELGTWVGQAGFDKVYFIGDDYEAFGKGLQKVGYKNPSLIEKDFKESSGQDLGQFLKSGDIAVVKASRGTKLERFVFPCEPLDFAEKQ; encoded by the coding sequence ATGAGAGCCATGGATGTGCAAACCATTGTGAAAGTCACCGGAGCTGAAACTCTGGGACTGAAAGAAGATAAATTTCAAGGAATCGGAACGGACACACGAGCGGATCTAAAAGGTCAACTTTTCATCGCCCTCAAAGGTGAAGCTTTCGATGCACATCAATTTTTAGATAAAGCGGTTCAGCAAGGAGCTTCAGGACTTTTGGTTCATGAAGACAGCGATCTTGTACAAAAATTAAAGGGCCAAGTGACTATTTTGAAAGTGCCTGACACATTAAAGGCTCTTCAGCAGTTGGGAACTTGGGCCCGCCGTCAATCTAAAGCCAAAGTTTTGGGCATTACGGGCTCTAATGGTAAGACGACAACGAAAGAATTCACTGCTGCCTTGATCGGCTCTGTTAAAAAAGTTCACTACAACAAAGGTTCTTTCAACAATCATTGGGGTGTTCCATTCACCTTGTTGCAAATTCCAGCGGACGCCGAAGTCGCCGTTGTAGAAATGGGCATGAATCACGCCGGAGAAATCACAGAGCTAGTGCACATCGCGGAACCCGATGTGGTTGTCTGCACGATGGTGGGACGTGCGCACATGGAATTCTTCGGTACAATTGAAAAAGTTGCTGAAGCTAAAGAAGAAATCTATATCGCTTCTGGGGCTAACACTCTTCGTATTTACAATTTAGACAACACGCAAACTCATAACATGTACGTGCGAGCGACCGAAAAATACCCACACGAAAAACTTCTGACGTTTTCATCAGAAGACCCTCGTGCCGATGTGCATTTGACGATTGCTTCCATGAGCATGGGCGAACTATCAATCAAAGGAAGCATCGGCGGTCAGTCAGGCTCTGCCAATGTTCAAGTCTTTGGATCTCAGAATTTGACGAATCTGATGGCAGCAGCCGCTTTGGGGCTTGCTGCAGGAATGAGTCCTTCTCAGGTGTGGGCAGGTCTTCCTCACTGCAAAACAAATTGGGGACGCAATCAGCTTGTGAATTTGAAATCAGGCGCGCAGATGATTTTTGATGCTTACAACGCCAATCCTGACAGTATGAAAGCTTTGATCGATAATATGAAACTGTTGACGGTTTCTGGTCGCAAAGTAGGTGTCTTCGGGCAAATGCGTGAACTAGGAAGTGCCTCAGCCTCCTTACACGAAGAGCTGGGCACCTGGGTGGGGCAAGCGGGATTCGATAAGGTTTATTTTATCGGTGACGACTATGAGGCCTTCGGGAAAGGCCTGCAAAAAGTCGGCTATAAGAATCCATCCCTGATCGAAAAAGATTTTAAGGAATCTTCAGGCCAGGATCTGGGTCAGTTTTTAAAATCTGGAGATATCGCGGTAGTGAAGGCGTCACGCGGGACAAAGCTGGAACGCTTTGTGTTCCCTTGTGAACCTTTAGATTTCGCGGAGAAGCAGTAA
- a CDS encoding UDP-N-acetylmuramoyl-L-alanyl-D-glutamate--2,6-diaminopimelate ligase produces MKLNNLFSIIPGTSNYTLSETEVSGVFNDARLVVPGSVFVAIRGSKLDGHSFLGDAVAKGAAALVVEDKSKVPAGYAGFVWQTENSRETLDLLASRFYLDPGQELFCVGVTGTNGKTSVTYMTEAILNAGKIPTGVIGTVNHHLLDKVWPSEMTTPDPVFLQKRLREFRDDGAMAVAMEVSSHALDQKRVDSVPFNTVIFTNLTRDHLDYHETMDQYFEAKQRLFTDLLWKTEKSPCYAIVNTADKYGRRLKVADPAVLWTYGSKDSDIRYEILKMDFALTHFKVHTPIGEGEIRLPMSGTHNVMNALAALGAGLSAGIPLDICISALDSFTGVPGRLQSVPNKQDLAVFVDYAHSPDALENVLMALTKVRENLNSPAKIWTVFGCGGDRDKGKRPLMAQMALRFSDHVVITSDNPRTEDPQSIINDILAGVAGADKSKATVYVDRKEAIHQTMKKAQPGDVVLIAGKGHEDYQIIGKEKFPFSDVKVAEEALQGR; encoded by the coding sequence ATGAAACTGAATAATCTCTTTTCCATCATTCCAGGAACTTCGAATTACACTTTGTCTGAGACGGAAGTCAGCGGAGTCTTTAATGACGCACGTCTGGTTGTTCCTGGCTCTGTTTTCGTCGCAATCCGTGGCAGTAAATTGGATGGGCATAGTTTCTTAGGCGATGCCGTGGCCAAAGGGGCGGCGGCGTTGGTCGTTGAAGATAAATCGAAAGTTCCCGCAGGATATGCCGGTTTTGTATGGCAAACAGAAAACTCGCGCGAGACTTTGGATCTTTTAGCCAGTCGCTTCTATCTGGATCCGGGGCAGGAACTTTTCTGTGTCGGTGTTACAGGTACGAATGGAAAAACTTCCGTCACTTACATGACTGAAGCGATCTTGAATGCCGGAAAAATTCCGACAGGAGTTATCGGCACCGTCAATCATCACTTGTTAGATAAAGTCTGGCCTTCTGAGATGACAACACCGGATCCGGTATTTTTACAAAAACGCTTGCGAGAATTCCGTGATGACGGAGCGATGGCCGTGGCGATGGAAGTTTCTTCCCATGCTCTTGATCAAAAGCGTGTCGACAGTGTGCCATTCAATACCGTGATCTTTACAAACCTCACGCGCGATCACTTGGATTATCACGAAACCATGGATCAGTATTTTGAAGCGAAACAAAGACTTTTCACGGATCTTCTTTGGAAGACCGAAAAGTCTCCCTGTTACGCGATTGTGAATACAGCGGATAAGTATGGACGTCGTTTGAAAGTGGCGGATCCCGCGGTGCTTTGGACCTATGGTTCCAAAGATTCCGATATTCGCTATGAAATTTTAAAGATGGATTTTGCTTTGACTCATTTCAAAGTCCACACGCCTATAGGGGAAGGGGAAATCCGTCTTCCTATGTCCGGCACGCACAACGTGATGAATGCCTTGGCCGCTTTAGGGGCGGGTTTATCGGCAGGAATCCCGTTGGATATTTGCATCAGCGCTTTAGATAGTTTCACGGGAGTTCCGGGGCGTTTGCAGTCCGTTCCCAATAAGCAGGATCTTGCAGTCTTTGTTGATTACGCCCATTCTCCGGATGCTTTAGAAAATGTTTTAATGGCTTTAACGAAAGTGCGCGAGAACTTAAATTCTCCAGCGAAAATTTGGACAGTATTTGGTTGCGGTGGCGATCGAGATAAAGGAAAACGTCCTTTGATGGCGCAAATGGCGTTGCGTTTTTCGGATCACGTGGTCATCACCTCAGACAATCCTCGCACCGAAGATCCGCAAAGTATTATCAATGATATTTTGGCTGGTGTTGCCGGCGCGGATAAATCAAAAGCCACTGTCTATGTTGATCGTAAAGAAGCCATTCATCAGACTATGAAAAAGGCTCAGCCGGGCGATGTTGTTTTGATCGCGGGCAAGGGCCATGAAGACTATCAAATCATCGGCAAAGAAAAATTCCCGTTCAGTGACGTGAAAGTGGCCGAAGAAGCCTTACAAGGGAGATAA
- a CDS encoding alpha/beta hydrolase, with the protein MRQLGKIHCQEINKDDNAPWVIFFHGFGADCNDLFSLGEMISTKKTYNWLFPNGILEVPIGPAWMGRAWWTINMMEIQEAQSRGEHRDFSNDTPKGLSKAYDAAMEMIRQLKVPWNKIVLGGFSQGAMLATELYLRAPETPAGLVIMSGTLLHQEEWKKLVPAREGRRFFQSHGEMDQVLGHKQAQKLNTLLNQNGMKGPMLSFRGGHEIPAPVIIKIGEYLNSIQTD; encoded by the coding sequence ATGAGACAACTCGGAAAGATACATTGCCAAGAAATAAATAAAGACGATAACGCGCCCTGGGTGATCTTCTTCCACGGCTTTGGCGCTGATTGTAATGACCTCTTTTCTTTAGGAGAGATGATTTCCACGAAGAAAACTTACAACTGGCTTTTCCCGAATGGAATTTTAGAAGTTCCCATTGGTCCGGCATGGATGGGACGCGCCTGGTGGACGATCAATATGATGGAAATCCAAGAAGCGCAATCCCGCGGTGAACATCGTGATTTTAGCAACGACACTCCGAAGGGTCTTTCTAAAGCTTACGATGCCGCCATGGAAATGATTCGCCAACTCAAAGTGCCTTGGAACAAAATTGTGCTGGGTGGCTTTAGCCAAGGTGCAATGCTCGCCACCGAGCTTTACCTGCGTGCGCCCGAAACGCCAGCAGGACTTGTCATTATGTCAGGCACCTTGCTGCACCAGGAAGAATGGAAAAAGTTGGTGCCAGCCCGTGAAGGACGGCGTTTCTTTCAAAGCCATGGCGAGATGGATCAAGTTCTTGGCCACAAACAAGCACAGAAACTAAATACACTTTTGAATCAAAATGGAATGAAGGGCCCCATGCTGAGTTTCCGCGGCGGTCACGAAATCCCAGCTCCGGTGATTATTAAAATCGGCGAATATCTAAACTCGATTCAAACTGACTAA